A region of Silurus meridionalis isolate SWU-2019-XX chromosome 13, ASM1480568v1, whole genome shotgun sequence DNA encodes the following proteins:
- the LOC124395774 gene encoding mannose-specific lectin 1-like: MSRNFLSMNSELRKGDFLISNNGEYKAVFQEDGNFVVYGWKPIWDSDTAGKSNAKRLIMQEDCNCVMYSGNKALWHTNTHRKNVKMCRLTLRNDGVLVVDNDGKELWKSTK, encoded by the exons ATGAGCAGGAACTTCTTGTCCATGAACAGTGAGCTCAGGAAGGGAGACTTTCTGATATCCAACAATGGAGAGTATAAAGCAGTGTTTCAG GAGGACGGGAACTTTGTGGTCTACGGCTGGAAGCCGATTTGGGACTCGGACACTGCTGGCAAGTCCAACGCCAAAAGGCTGATCATGCAAGAAGACTGCAACTGTGTCATGTATTCAGGCAACAAAGCTTTGTggcacaccaacacacaccgcAAGAACGTCAAAATGTGCCGTCTGACTCTGAGAAATGACGGCGTCCTGGTTGTGGATAACGACGGGAAAGAGCTGTGGAAATCTACcaagtaa